acccaaggcctaaatcttttattagtctcttcatatcttgaaaAGACTGAGGTatttttgcaaacggaaacatatctctcagaaactctagcagcattgtaaaagagtttcagtccaccctcccaaacattttaagtgaaatagacgaatctgaaggacaattttgaatattttgatccctcgtaaagttcctcgttcatttcattaagtaaattttagAACTTctccgcttcttcatttggctcctcatcaggtgcacttgttcccgtttcaGTAAAAACATTTCCACTAATATTACAATTatcggatgcaataaagtcaggtgAAAACGGTTGCTCACtatgactgtgcatattaaatgtgTCCCGcgacataccttccatgtcatcttgtttAACATATTGACAGTAAGCAGTATCAGGATAAGtcagattaatcgttgaagaagttccactagatgtacactctctatgaaaaatccattttttatacccccgaataaagccatcaataattagatgttcgtagacaacttcatgaaaatgccaattgatgttgtcacacttcttacacgggcaaaaaatcatattctcttggcttgcattttgaaatgcaaaatttcgaaaagtttgtactccatttcgttagtcgttgcttacccttgacaatttcatccaactcctatccatttcgtagttcttgaagtctaaacttgacaataaattacacgaataagttatgtaagttatgtgagttatgtaagttatgtgaggtatgttaagttatgtaagttatgtgaggTACTATGTAAGGTaagtaagttatgtaagttatgtgagttatgtaagttatgagatgatatatataaattattaagttatgtaagttgtgtgagttatgtaagttatgatatgatatatatttatgtattatgtaagttatgtaaattatgtaagttatgaaatttaaactttaaactatatacttttaaggaaattattagattaaatttacaaGTTTAAGGTTAATTGTTTACATGTTTaaggttaattatttattttgggttaattattagattaaatttacaagtttagggttaattatactttaaactttaaactatatattttaaatacaatttaatttaattaggtcatttaaaaataaaatataagtagacaaaatatttttgTGAATCGATTAATTCTAAcaaattgtttaaacattttatattttaatattttttgggaAACagttgttttattaaaatgaaatcattctagtaaaacataaaaaaaagaaagaaataacttaacaaaataattaatgAGTAACAAAaaaacttttcattttaaaagtttttaaatcattttttgaaaaaaatagtaatttgatttttatattaaaatagatattattttattttatttaaattttataatattatactattttataaaaaatattttattactttttgtttaaaaggaaaagaaaaggaatGGAAAAAATAAGCCTACTCACCTGTTCCCTTTTGGCCTTCTTttacattaaaattttatttcttaaGTCCATTATTAAATAATTCTATACATAGCAGGGGCAAGACACATTATAACCAAAACATGCCCTATTTTGGACAGCATTTATACTCTAATTAAACAAGCACTAATACTCGGTAATCATAGGAGACATGTCCCATTTTGGACAGCTTTAACCTTCCAATTTATCATGCATTtcaactagaggtgtgcatgagTCGGGCTAGACctagacaaaattttaggccagtTTTCTTGGCCCAGGtccggcccggcccgaaatataGGTTTAAAAATTTTTTCAAGCCCGACCCAAAATAAAATTGTTCAGCTCGAGCCcggcccatattaaattttttagcttatttcattaaataaaaaattttaaaatataataaatgaaatacatttaaaaacataaaataaatattaaaacaagaaacaaataaaaatgagactaaaatcattcttaaaacaatacacaaattgaaaatataataaaaaatagttatattaaaattgaaaataaaatgtaaatatgattaaaaataaaaaaatatatatttagtatacaATTCGGGCCGGGCCAGGCCCTGGCCGAAAAATTTTAACCCCCCAAACCTATATTTCGGATCTATATTTTTACCCGAATcctcccatttttcgggcggACCTTCGAGCCGTGCCGGGTAgctcggcccatgcacacctttaattccaacaaatttaatttaaaaaataaaataaaatcagacAACATTATAATAACTACAGAAATAAAGTCATATTTGTTTTATTATCCAATTTACTTTTGTAATCAAAACTGCATACATATTTGTGTTAGAATAATTACAATAAATCGTTTATTTCAATGCTAGAGAAAAATAAGTGACAAACAAATGGAAATGAACAATGATATATATTaagtaactaaaagaacattatgAGTTCGATTATTATATTTTCTGTTCAAAGCAATACCTGGCGAGGTATATTAGCCCAATACGAGAGGGTGAAGTTCCCTGGTGAGagatttatgttattatccttgCAATGCTTATGAAAGagttaactaaaagaacataagcAGTCGCACGCGTCCATAATAACCTTCGCTTTGCAATCGATTAACCTTCGAAGTAAAAAAATTCGTGTTTCAGCCCATTTATATCGAACATGCAATGTAGATATCTATCTATACCTATGAATGCAAGTGGGACCTGACATAATACAAGGGGAAatctcattactaaagctcaaaaaGACCAATCCAAAAAAAATGTTACTTGCATTCAATAATTTGTCAGATTAAATGATAATACATAAAAGACAagcatacatgcatacatacatacatatatgagaTTCATGTAATGAAGTTAAAAATCTCATTACTAAAGCATCTAAAGAAGAAACAAAGTAAAAGCATGTGGCTTGCATTCCATAACTTGTATGATGAAAGATAACACATAAAAGACAAGCATACATCCATGTGACTTGCTTTCAATCATATTAAAATAACACATAAAAACAAGCGCTTGCATCAGGTTATATGTTATGGACACGTAAGTAAGAAAACAAGCAAATGTATGTGTTTTTTCAGTGTATATGTCTTTTTATGTTACCTTCTTTCTAAGATGGCTTTTCTTTGTAGCTTCTTTGTTTTGAGCTAAATGTCTCAATATTTTTACCTCAATTTTTTGACGTtgaaccttaatgaattaatctggAAAAAAAATATATTACAGTCCCTAAAAACTATTACCGAATTAAggctaaaaaataaattaagcGAATGCACAACAATGAATTTCTGGAAAAGAAGCAATAATCAACTACTAATCTATTTTCCTACTAACAATCAAATCGTAGAGAAAATATATTACTCATattctttggctgaaaatgtAAACAGTCTAAACTAAAAACCCTCTTTGATTTGTTACTTCTAAAATCACCCTCTTCTCTTTCAAGTTCTGTTTTCCATTTCCAGGACTGCCATTACCCACCAATTTTCCTTCTTCCACAACAATGCTAAAGCTCCTTTCACGTCCACTCGAACCCTCCCAAACACTCCTCTTACTCCTTCTCTCACTCTGTTCCAAGACCACTTACAACCTCTATTTTCCCTATTTCCCAACCTCCAAAATCCAAACCAAAGCCACTCAACCCAACCCCAAATCGAAACCCGACTCCTATAAAGCCAGTGATGCAACAGAGGTGTGTAACAAAAAACTTACTGTATGGTTGCGACAGAGGACGGCAACGCAGCAGAGGGACACTCAATGGCTATGCAGATGCTTGGGTCAGAGGCGCTGCAGTCGATGGGTGTCGATTTTGGTTTAGGGAAAATTTAAGGTTTTTCAAAAATTTGAGAGATTGGGggaaatattttaagggtaaaaAATGGGGTTTCAGGTATATGGCTAGGATAGAATTAGAGGAGAGTAAAACGACGTAGTTTCCTTTACTCAACAATGACAGTTTGCTGCGTTTCTAACATAGAGCCGCTAAAGGTCGATCTTTTGCTGCGTTTATAACATAGCGCTGCTAATGCGAGTAAAAAGCCTGGCACTATTTTGGTTTGGTGAAATgaacttttgcggcgtttttcacAAAAACGCTGCTATTTTCTTACCTTCTACAGCATTTGTAtcataaacgccgctaatgcctTTGATacaattattatttatagtttaattatttcttaaattccTTTTAAGGACATTTGTTTTGCTTCAaacaatatatttaatttttaaaattttataatttaaaattaccaAGAGGTGGATTTTGTGGAAATAATGAATTTCTCGTCCTTTTTACTTTATTATGCTTtagatattaataataaatatatattacaatgTACAAAAGTAATTAAGAAAATAATCATATACCCTAAacctaaaccctaaaataaaatgatttcttaTCGTTTTAGTAACACTCCAAAATCTTAaaccttaaattttaaaacataaactaaagaACATTGACCCTacaccttaaaccttaaaccctaaaccatggcccataaccctaaactataaacctcaaactctaaaccctaaaacATAAACCATGAATCATTAACCATACACCATAAACCATAGACTACAACcattaaccctaaaccctaaaccctaaaccccaaaccataaaccctaaaaccATAAAACATGTACAACAAACCCTAAACTTTAAACCATATActttaaaaatactaattaaacaCGAACCTCTAAATCATAAACCATTAACTCCAAGtcttaaatcctaaaccctaaaataacatatttattatgacatttttataaaaaattaaaggaTTTGGGGAATAAATAAAGGGTTTTGTGAAAATTTTCAAGGAAATCTAATTTTGGAAAAAACTAAAGGATTTTCGGGGCTAACAAAACGATGTCATTTAAGTCAAATTAGTATTACAAAATTGTGGCGTTTATGGAAAATGCCACTAATTCATAACCCTAGCGGCTTTTCTggtaaaaacgccactaaaacttAATTCTTTGTAGTGAAACGACAATGTCAAGGGCAAATTGGTATTGCAAATTTGTGGCTTTTATCATAAACTCCACTAATGTATAacatttgcggcgttttttgccGAAATCACCACTAAGAATTTATTGCTTTGTAACGAAACTACATTGTTTATGTGAAATTTGTATTTTATATTTGCAGCGTTTTACGCAAAAAACGCTACTAAAAAATTTTTGCTCTGTAGTAAAACAATGCTATTTAAGTCTATTTGGTATTGCAACTTTGCGGCGTTTATTACAAATGCCACTATAGCATCACTTTTGTGGTGTTTAATCCAAAACGCCACTAACAATTTAATTCCCTATCTTTAGACAATGTCGTTTAGGGCAAATTGGTATCGCAATTTTGCGGCATTTATGaaaaacaccactaaaaattTATTCCTCTATATGGAAACGACGCTGCTTTGATCGATTTGCTATGTAAATTTTTGGCGTTTTTGCAAAGTGCCGATAATGCAACACTTTTTTCGATGTTTTATTCCTAAACGCCACTAAAAGTTTAATTCCCTCTTGTGAATGCCGTTGTTTAATGCATGTTTGTATTGCAATTTTGCGGAATTTTCTCAAAAATGCCACTAAAAGTTTAATGCTCTTTAATGGAACGACGCCGTTTAATTCGAATAGGTATTGTAGATTTGTGGCGTTTACGACAAAACGGCACTAATGGAACACTTTTGTGGCATTTTAGGGCAAAGCCCCACTAAAAATTTTTTCCATGTATTTGAACGGCgccgttttgaaaaattttagtaCGTTTTAGCGGCCTTTTTGTGCAAAACGCCGCTATAGCTCTCACATTTTACGGCGTTTTCATTTTAGTGCCACTAATGTATAAATTTAGAGGTGTTTTTtatccaaacgccactaaaaaggCCGCTAAAGGCTTAATTTCTTATAGTGAATTATGCTTATTGCTAAAGATATTACTATCCATTTGGGTAGTTATATCTCTATAAAAAGACCTTTTACAAATAGGAGTAAATTTTCATTTGTATGGCACACAAAAAAAACacatcaaatttttttttctattctcCCACAATCTTTTATATTCCTAAATTGTTTTATAAAGAATTACCGTAGAAATTGTTTATAGAAATTGATATTCTTGTTATGCTCCGCTCAGTGTTTAGTGGTTTGTTTACGTTAGTACAAAACGTAGACAGTCTTTGGGCTTTATTGGATTCTCGAGGTTCATTTACCAATAACTTTTTTACACACCATAATATAGATAGGGGCGAATAAAACTTTAAAGAAAATTGCATTGATAAGCTTTCGCTAATTTctcataaattaatttttatacctACACACCAAGATCTAGTTCCTTTTAAAAAATAGTGTATATTTATATTtctatcaatcaaatttattttaaaaaatatatatatatacaaaataggAGCGATCAATTTACATTACaaaaatttacttaattttacattattttataACCATTATATCAAATGaatcatattaagttaaaaacatttttattttagGTTACAACATTTCATTTTGACTTCTCCATTTAGTTTCCAATGTAAAGTGTTTTTTTTACCGTAACTTTTTTATGCTACAATCATTTTTTTCctaattttcttaaaaaaagaaTTAACGAAATATAAGTTAGCTATTGTAGTTGGCACCTATTATATACAATGAACAGAGGCGTAGCTAGGGCTGGAGCCCCAActccctaaaataaaaaattattatttaagtcctttaaaatttttaaaattttaaattagtaaaggtaaaattgcactttgaccCTCCTAAAATTAGAAaagtttgatttaatcctttaaaattataaagatatagaatacaaaagtaaaatTTCATTCGTAGCCCTTAAAAATTATTCGACTTCTTACGACCATGAAATAAAGATTAGAGATTGTAGTTGGCAAAAATACTTGCTTCTGAAAATTATTACTTTTTCTCTAAGTGGATTTAAATTGTAGGAAAGAAAACTTTAATGAAAGATTGAAAAAAtcttcataaaaataaatttagattaCAATTATTTCTTAAAAATTGGAAAgtaataaaatgaaaatgaaagatACCAAtgaaagaacaaaaagaaaagatgagaAGTAAGGTTTACCCTTTGATTGATCGAAGAGAAAGAtagcataaaaaaattaatttatgatgGAGAGTAAACAAGGAAGTCAAAAGGCAACCAATGGCTAAGTGATTTGTACTTGAACAAGGTAAGAGAGACcaaaataaaagcaaattatATTTATGGTCTTCCTACGTTGAAACAACCACCAATTTTAAACATTACTAATACATCAAATGCAAACCCTTAATAGAGATGACTAAGACTAAAGCATGAAACTAGTTCAACAAACCTAATTTACTAATTAGCAAAAAGAAACGAAATTAAGAGATATAGCCTTTTGGCTGCATGAAGTCTCCAAATTTGATTTTCTAATTTCCTATGCTTTTTGTGTTGTTGATGGTGCTGAAGAAGGTGTACATTGATGTGCTTGAACCAATAGTAGGATAAGTCAGTCCATTAGTATCTGAATCTAATAACCCTACTCCTCTGCATACATTCGAATCTAACTCCGAATCCACCTTTGATTCATCGTTGAAGTCCATGTCTCGAGCAACTAGGAACACTATATCCAGGTAGCTACACTCACTTGCCGGGTCCATCTTTGACATCTCAGCATCAGCAGCCATTTGCAACTCTATAGCAAACCCCAACCTTTCCATCACACCATTCATTGATGGCCTATCGGTTCCAACATCTGCTATGCAACTTTCTGCAATTTCGACAAACACCTTAAAACACTTTAGAGCTATCTTTCCAATCAAATATGGATCAATAACCTTGTACAGTATCCCATCTGCAATGCATTGCTTGGCCTAATGTGCCAGGCTCATTTGAGATTCGGGCAATTTCGTATTTACAGCTTTTCTTGCACATAACACTTCAAATAACACAACACCAAATGCATATACATCTAATTTTTAGGTTAATTTATGACCCCGAGCATACTCCGGGTCCATGTAGCCGCAAGTGCCCTTTATCCCAGTTATGAGCATCTCGTCTTTGGGGTCTTCTTTTGACAACCCAAAATCTGAAACCTTGACAGTAAACTTATCATCTAGGAGAATGTTGCTTGTCTTCACATCACGGTGGATAATAGTATGCCTCACTTCTGTATGAAGATAGTTCAATCCTATTACAGCTCCATTGCAAATCTCAAGCCTTTGCTTCCATATGAGAGGATCATAGGCAAAGCTAGTACTGTAAAGATGATCCGAGAGAGTCCCATTACTCATAAAATCATACAACAGAATCATCTCTTGTTTCTCATTGCAGTATCTGATTAAGGACACCTGTTGATACCATGCTGCTATGATATTTTTGGTTAAAGTGCATGCAGCACATGAAGCTACTGTAATATCTTCGGATGAAGTGCATGCAGCTTGTAAACATGCTGCAACACAAATGTTACAAGGCTGTTTAGCTGTAATATCTCTGGATGAAGTACGTGCTAGCAATTGTGCATGCTGCAGCACGAATGCTTGCTGTAACAGCAAGGTTGTTTAGTTACTTTGTTAAGTTACTTAGTTCAAAATGAACTAAGTTAGTATTGTTTTGATATTTTTAGGTGCTGATTATGGAATTAGCTTTTGTGCAAGTTAACTTTTTATGGTCCCAATGTTGACTAGTTTAGGTGGCTTGTTTGAGTGTACAAGCAATGTTTTTAAAGTTACTAGGCTGCTTCTGATAGGTAGCAATAAGTGATGTAGTTGGCTATATATGTATTGTTTTTCTTATTGAAAAATCAAACATATTAGTTATTGCTTCCTTGTCACACATTTGTGAGTAAGTAAATTTTTCTTGCTTCCTTGTTCTTTATACTGCATTTCTTCCTCTGctttgtttttttctttgttGCTATCAAAAATCCCAACAACACCAAATGAACATGGCGGAGCTGAAACAACATCTCAATCTCTGTTAAGAACTCTCCAATACCTTGACTGGATTCTAGATTCAGGCGCTTGATTGCAACTATCTTTTCACCTTCATCTATGAAACCTTTGAATACTTTCCCAAACCCACATTTCCCAACAACTAAATCATCATGGAAATTGTTGGTAGTAGCTTTGATCTCATCCAGTGAAAAATAGCGGCATAGTTCATCTGGTAACAGTGAGGTCCTTGTGGATTTCCCTTCGTTTTGATTTACCCACCAGCAAAGCCAACTTGTTCCCTTTCTTTGCCGCCGAACAACCATGCAAACCAATAAAGAAATTATGGTAATCAAACTAGCCACACATCCAACACAAGCAATTAGCAAGCTTCTCTTCTTGGATTTTGCACCTGCAAAATTGGACGAATCCGAAGATGGGGTAGAGCCACATGTAGTTCAGGGTTTGGTTCACCCAAATTGCCATCAGAGTTGCTTAATTTGAACACTTCAATCCCATTTAAGATAACATCATAGTACTTAAGATGATGAATAGGATGAAATCTATGGTGATGTACTCCTTTGATACAAACACGACATAATCCTTAAAAATCGGAACTCTGCCATGTCTGGTCCACATAAGCACATCAGCATTTTCTTCAGCCGTCTGACTGTTTATAGAGACCTTAAATGTTCGGTCTCCCGGAGAGTTTATCAGATCTTGTGGTTCACAAAAATGAAGCCTCACCATATACTTGAATCCTGAACCCACGAGCAATCTCCATGATAAGTTATGCTTCTCGTTGTACGTAAGACTAGGTCCTATTGTCCGTGCAGTCCGATAAACCATCTCCGGTGCCGTATATCTTTGAATCATTATGTAGTTGATTGGCACGGAGGTGTTGACAGTGACATAGCTATTTTTTGTCATGTAAAAAAAGTCATCGGACCAAAGCCTGAAAAGGCCAGTATCATCGATGGGCGAAAGGGATTGGCCCCCAACATTCAATCGATACGCCATCTCAAGTGCGGTGACATTCTCAACAGGGAATGGATATCTCTGACCGATGAAAGGGACATATTGTGAGTCAGGCTGTATGTAGTAAAGATTGGTAGGCATCGACACGATCTCAATTCCATTGATGAAAGCATAAGTATCGTTTGAAGCACTACGAGATGGAGTGAAAACAAGGTCCAACACCTCATTATCTTCCACGTTCAAACAGAATTCTCTGGGAAACCAATTTCTTCCCTTTGAATTTGTAACAAGGGAAGCACTGAAATTTTTTAGCGAAGTGAAAGAACCAGCTTTGACAGGGAAAAAGGCCTTGGATCTGTCGTATTCTTTATAGGACGCTGCATGGAAGTAGAGAAGAACAAATTTCTGGCCTAGAGTAACAGGGAAAGTGTACTTGAATTCGGAATGGGAAACTCGGGCGGTCATATAAGGCACGGTTTCGGAACCGTCTTGAGTATTAGCTTTGTAGGCTTACGATTTGTTG
Above is a window of Gossypium arboreum isolate Shixiya-1 unplaced genomic scaffold, ASM2569848v2 Contig00190, whole genome shotgun sequence DNA encoding:
- the LOC108473512 gene encoding receptor-like protein kinase FERONIA; this translates as MTARVSHSEFKYTFPVTLGQKFVLLYFHAASYKEYDRSKAFFPVKAGSFTSLKNFSASLVTNSKGRNWFPREFCLNVEDNEVLDLVFTPSRSASNDTYAFINGIEIVSMPTNLYYIQPDSQYVPFIGQRYPFPVENVTALEMAYRLNVGGQSLSPIDDTGLFRLWSDDFFYMTKNSYVTVNTSVPINYIMIQRYTAPEMVYRTARTIGPSLTYNEKHNLSWRLLVGSGFKYMVRLHFCEPQDLINSPGDRTFKVSINSQTAEENADVLMWTRHGRVPIFKDYVVFVSKEYITIDFILFIILSAKSKKRSLLIACVGCVASLITIISLLVCMVVRRQRKGTSWLCWWVNQNEGKSTRTSLLPDELCRYFSLDEIKATTNNFHDDLVVGKCGFGKVFKGFIDEGEKIVAIKRLNLESSQGIGEFLTEIEMLFQLRHVHLVSLIRYCNEKQEMILLYDFMSNGTLSDHLYSTSFAYDPLIWKQRLEICNGAVIGLNYLHTEVRHTIIHRDVKTSNILLDDKFTVKVSDFGLSKEDPKDEMLITGIKGTCGYMDPEYARGHKLT